One window of Cellulomonas shaoxiangyii genomic DNA carries:
- a CDS encoding FHA domain-containing protein — protein MSDDRPAPAGGLPTYRGDGPDTTVSFGSLEAVDQEAPARVGLTSDESAAVQALPPTSALLIMQRGPSSGARFLLDAERTTAGRSTRADIFLDDVTVSRKHADFVREGNQFVVRDIGSLNGTYVNRARIDQAVLRAGDEVQIGKYRMTFHPSPHRDAS, from the coding sequence ATGAGCGACGATCGACCGGCTCCGGCCGGAGGGTTGCCGACGTACCGCGGCGACGGCCCCGACACGACCGTCAGCTTCGGCTCGCTCGAAGCGGTGGACCAGGAGGCCCCCGCACGGGTCGGCCTGACGTCCGACGAGTCAGCCGCGGTGCAGGCGCTGCCGCCGACGTCCGCACTGCTGATCATGCAGCGCGGACCGAGCTCGGGAGCACGCTTCCTGCTCGACGCGGAGCGCACGACGGCCGGCCGCAGCACCCGCGCCGACATCTTCCTCGACGACGTGACGGTGTCGCGCAAGCACGCCGACTTCGTGCGTGAGGGCAACCAGTTCGTCGTCCGGGACATCGGGTCGCTGAACGGGACCTACGTCAACCGCGCGCGGATCGACCAGGCGGTCCTGCGAGCGGGGGACGAGGTGCAGATCGGCAAGTACCGCATGACGTTCCACCCCAGCCCGCACCGTGACGCCTCCTGA
- a CDS encoding bifunctional nuclease family protein, producing MADDPELVPVEVVGVRTHLADDEIVVLLLDPDAALLVPILIGPSEASAIAAAQAGVVPPRPMTHDLLRDALAAAGAPVVHVEITSLEDGVFHAALVLHGGQRVDSRASDAIAVALRFDCPVLCSAEVVAVAGVEVRPATSEEDLAQFREFLDQVSAEDFETGNEPGPEQGGRDT from the coding sequence GTGGCCGACGATCCCGAGCTGGTGCCGGTGGAGGTCGTCGGCGTGCGCACGCACCTGGCCGACGACGAGATCGTCGTGCTCCTGCTGGACCCGGACGCGGCGCTGCTCGTCCCCATCCTCATCGGCCCGAGCGAGGCCTCGGCGATCGCGGCCGCGCAGGCGGGCGTCGTCCCGCCGCGCCCGATGACGCACGACCTGCTGCGCGACGCGCTCGCCGCCGCGGGCGCCCCCGTGGTGCACGTGGAGATCACCAGCCTCGAGGACGGCGTGTTCCATGCGGCCCTCGTGCTGCACGGGGGGCAGCGCGTCGACTCGCGCGCGTCCGACGCCATCGCGGTCGCCCTGCGGTTCGACTGCCCGGTGCTGTGCTCGGCCGAGGTCGTGGCCGTCGCCGGCGTCGAGGTGCGGCCGGCCACGAGCGAGGAGGACCTCGCACAGTTCCGCGAGTTCCTCGACCAGGTGTCGGCCGAGGACTTCGAGACGGGGAACGAGCCGGGACCCGAGCAGGGCGGGCGCGACACCTGA
- a CDS encoding GNAT family N-acetyltransferase produces the protein MQIRAVAEDDWQLVRDIRLRALRESPEVFGSSLAREERFLESHWRMRLRTSPTWVAVEDDGTPRGLVSMIREPGSSEVDRHVQQMWVAPEVRRRGVAWALLDAVVRAAAHDGAETASLWVVEDNASAVDLYVRAGFVRTGERQVLPRDPDRTEERYERHVDVAGLDASPRTDQA, from the coding sequence ATGCAGATCCGCGCCGTGGCCGAGGACGACTGGCAGCTGGTCCGTGACATCCGGCTGCGGGCCCTGCGCGAGTCGCCGGAGGTGTTCGGGTCGTCCCTCGCACGCGAGGAGCGGTTCCTCGAGTCGCACTGGCGCATGCGGCTGCGCACCAGCCCGACGTGGGTGGCGGTCGAGGACGACGGGACGCCCCGCGGCCTGGTGTCGATGATCCGCGAGCCCGGCTCGTCCGAGGTGGACCGGCACGTGCAGCAGATGTGGGTGGCGCCCGAGGTGCGCCGCCGTGGGGTGGCGTGGGCGTTGCTCGACGCCGTCGTGCGGGCCGCGGCGCACGACGGCGCCGAGACCGCCTCGCTGTGGGTCGTCGAGGACAACGCGTCGGCCGTGGACCTGTACGTGCGTGCGGGCTTCGTGCGTACCGGCGAACGTCAGGTGCTGCCGCGTGACCCGGACCGCACCGAGGAGCGCTACGAGCGGCACGTCGACGTGGCGGGGCTCGACGCGAGCCCGCGCACCGACCAGGCCTGA
- a CDS encoding DUF881 domain-containing protein, which yields MNRRHSEPGPRRAADASMTLINETYRRPLDPGYQEVADRRRAGTAPRRTVRGGAALLVLAVALGAFATSAATALRRPPPAVLEARALLETEIRERIDRAELLRDANALLAAEVTGLQTAAASSEDPALLAQLQQDAVPGGRVPVVGPGLQIVLTDWVPGPGEQENPDNRVQDVDLQLLANGLWAAGAEAIAINGARLTSTTAIRSAGAAVLVDLRPLGSPYTVEAIGDAAGLQTGLARGVAGQRLASLRQQFRIGVEVTPEKDLELPAAGSATLRSARVLGDAGATGTVPDPTARSTAGAAARGSAADALGPVLRDVAVSSGPDGGERS from the coding sequence ATGAACCGGCGGCACTCGGAGCCGGGGCCGCGGCGCGCCGCCGACGCGTCGATGACGCTCATCAACGAGACGTACCGCCGCCCCCTCGACCCCGGGTACCAGGAGGTGGCGGACCGCCGACGGGCGGGGACGGCCCCGCGCCGGACCGTCCGCGGCGGTGCCGCGCTGCTCGTCCTCGCCGTCGCGCTCGGCGCGTTCGCGACGTCCGCCGCCACGGCGCTGCGTCGTCCGCCGCCTGCGGTCCTCGAGGCGCGCGCCCTCCTGGAGACCGAGATCCGTGAGCGGATCGACCGCGCCGAGTTGCTGCGCGACGCGAACGCGCTCCTGGCGGCCGAGGTCACCGGGCTGCAGACCGCCGCGGCCTCGAGCGAGGACCCCGCCCTGCTCGCACAGCTGCAGCAGGACGCGGTTCCCGGCGGCCGCGTGCCGGTCGTCGGGCCCGGCCTGCAGATCGTCCTGACGGACTGGGTGCCGGGGCCGGGCGAGCAGGAGAACCCCGACAACCGTGTGCAGGACGTCGACCTCCAGCTGCTGGCCAACGGCCTGTGGGCGGCCGGCGCCGAGGCCATCGCCATCAACGGCGCGCGCCTGACCTCGACGACGGCCATCCGCAGTGCCGGTGCCGCCGTCCTCGTCGACCTGCGGCCGCTCGGCAGCCCGTACACCGTGGAGGCGATCGGTGACGCCGCCGGTCTGCAGACCGGGCTCGCCCGCGGGGTCGCCGGGCAGCGGCTGGCCAGCTTGCGCCAGCAGTTCCGCATCGGCGTGGAGGTCACCCCGGAGAAGGATCTCGAGCTGCCCGCCGCGGGCTCTGCCACGTTGCGCTCCGCGCGGGTGCTGGGCGACGCCGGTGCCACGGGCACGGTGCCCGATCCGACCGCCCGCTCGACGGCGGGTGCGGCCGCTCGGGGGAGCGCCGCAGACGCTCTTGGGCCCGTGTTGCGCGATGTGGCAGTGTCGTCGGGTCCGGACGGAGGGGAGCGCTCGTGA
- a CDS encoding CDP-alcohol phosphatidyltransferase family protein, which translates to MTEESTVSTRVLTVPNVISLARLLLVPVFAVLVANGADAWALLVLAVSGASDWLDGVLARRMQQVTRLGQMLDPAADRLFILVTLLGLAWRGTVPVWLVVVLVARDVVLAVMLLVLARAGYPPLRVHLAGKAGTFVLLYAFPLLFLSQWPSTVGQAAGVLGWACALWGVALYWFAGVLYLAQAWTVLRRERRERLRDRATAS; encoded by the coding sequence GTGACGGAGGAGTCGACGGTCAGCACGCGCGTCCTCACCGTCCCCAACGTCATCAGCCTCGCGCGGCTGCTCCTCGTCCCCGTGTTCGCCGTCCTCGTCGCGAACGGCGCGGACGCGTGGGCGCTCCTGGTGCTCGCCGTGTCGGGCGCCAGCGACTGGCTGGACGGCGTCCTCGCGCGCCGCATGCAGCAGGTGACGCGCCTCGGGCAGATGCTCGACCCCGCGGCCGACCGGCTCTTCATCCTCGTCACGCTGCTCGGGCTCGCGTGGCGGGGCACCGTCCCCGTGTGGCTGGTCGTCGTCCTCGTCGCCCGTGACGTGGTGCTCGCCGTCATGCTGCTCGTGCTGGCGCGCGCCGGGTACCCGCCTCTGCGCGTGCACCTGGCAGGCAAGGCGGGCACGTTCGTGCTGCTCTACGCCTTCCCGCTCCTGTTCCTCTCGCAGTGGCCGTCCACGGTCGGTCAGGCCGCCGGCGTGCTCGGCTGGGCGTGTGCGCTGTGGGGCGTGGCGCTCTACTGGTTCGCGGGCGTGCTCTACCTGGCCCAGGCGTGGACGGTCCTGCGGCGGGAGCGTCGCGAGCGCCTGCGTGACCGGGCGACGGCGTCATGA
- a CDS encoding CoA-binding protein, producing MSHTADPDVVDRLLRTPATWAVVGLSTNTARAAYGVAAYLQRLGHTVVPVHPSAPTVHGVPGVRRLADLPAPPDVVDIFVNSRIAGGVVDEAVAAGAGAVWLQLGVVDEAAAARARTAGLDVVMDRCPAIEGRLRGLG from the coding sequence ATGAGCCACACCGCGGACCCGGACGTCGTCGACCGACTCCTGCGCACGCCCGCGACGTGGGCGGTGGTCGGCCTCTCCACCAACACCGCGCGTGCCGCGTACGGGGTGGCGGCGTACCTGCAGCGGCTGGGCCACACCGTCGTGCCGGTCCACCCGAGCGCCCCGACGGTGCACGGCGTGCCGGGCGTCCGCCGGCTGGCCGACCTCCCCGCGCCGCCCGACGTCGTCGACATCTTCGTCAACAGCCGCATCGCGGGCGGGGTCGTCGACGAGGCCGTGGCCGCCGGCGCCGGAGCCGTGTGGCTGCAGCTGGGGGTCGTCGACGAGGCCGCGGCGGCCCGGGCGCGCACCGCGGGGCTCGACGTCGTGATGGACCGCTGCCCCGCCATCGAGGGCAGGCTCCGCGGCCTCGGCTGA
- a CDS encoding ParA family protein gives MLVLGVCSLKGGVGKTSVTLGLASAALERGLRTLVVDLDPQGDSTMALGATGAAAGDVASVLDAPSDATVAAATVASSWSARGLDVLAGSERSVLHDRVDDDDLDRLRHALSWVAGYDLVLIDCPPSLGGLTRTGLTACDRAVVVTEPGLFAVMAVGRAMRTIDELRRGSAPALQPLGIAVNRVRLRSVEQAYRLQELQTLYGPLLLSPTIPERAALQQAQGAAQPVHAWPGAAAAELADVFDQLLERALRAPRR, from the coding sequence GTGCTCGTCCTCGGTGTGTGCAGCCTCAAAGGTGGTGTCGGCAAGACCTCGGTGACCCTCGGGCTGGCCTCCGCAGCCCTCGAGCGCGGCCTGCGCACGCTGGTCGTCGACCTCGACCCGCAGGGCGACTCGACGATGGCGCTCGGCGCCACGGGGGCCGCGGCGGGCGACGTGGCGTCGGTGCTCGACGCCCCGTCCGACGCGACCGTCGCCGCTGCGACCGTCGCGTCGAGCTGGTCGGCGCGCGGCCTCGACGTGCTGGCCGGCTCCGAGCGCTCGGTCCTGCACGACCGGGTCGACGACGACGACCTCGACCGGTTGCGCCACGCGCTGTCGTGGGTCGCCGGCTACGACCTCGTGCTCATCGACTGCCCGCCGTCGCTGGGTGGACTCACCCGCACGGGTCTGACGGCCTGCGACCGCGCCGTGGTCGTCACCGAGCCGGGGCTGTTCGCCGTCATGGCCGTCGGCCGGGCGATGCGCACGATCGACGAGCTGCGGCGCGGGTCGGCGCCCGCGCTCCAGCCGCTCGGCATCGCGGTGAACCGCGTCCGCCTCCGGTCCGTCGAGCAGGCGTACCGGCTGCAGGAGCTGCAGACCTTGTACGGGCCGCTCCTCCTCTCCCCCACCATCCCCGAGCGCGCAGCGCTGCAGCAGGCACAGGGCGCCGCGCAGCCGGTGCACGCGTGGCCGGGTGCCGCCGCTGCCGAGCTCGCCGACGTGTTCGACCAGCTGCTCGAGCGCGCGCTCCGAGCGCCCCGGCGCTGA
- a CDS encoding DUF881 domain-containing protein has translation MTTEGPGMAAAGDGRSAGRPADRGADGGAADRAPEEAPVVDPRDPLGLGDLDAPAEHGSQGAPATADEPRDADPAGETDPGGTADSGGDADPGDGAAVREDDPDMPRAVADDPVDAGPDGNADPDEADPDEVSPVAAGPAAVEQDAPDTAAPPPDTTAALPAAERPAWTRLAHAMRPRTTTGQLLTAALCALLGFALVVQVRQTTDTHLGALRQDDLVRLLDETTTRSDELTREAADLQRERDELLSGSDRQQAALDAARRNAATQGILTGRLPATGPGVEITLTEAEPSIRAGTMLHVLEELRNAGAEAIQLNDQRVTASSAFTGSAGAVVLDGVTLSTPYRWRVIGEPDTIATALEIPGGAIATVRADGGRGTVETMDRVDVTAVRRLPDPVHATPVPDEG, from the coding sequence ATGACCACCGAGGGACCGGGCATGGCGGCGGCCGGTGACGGTCGGTCCGCGGGGCGCCCTGCGGACCGTGGCGCCGACGGCGGCGCGGCCGACCGCGCGCCGGAGGAGGCGCCCGTCGTCGACCCCCGCGACCCGCTGGGCCTCGGTGACCTCGACGCGCCGGCCGAGCACGGGTCGCAGGGCGCGCCGGCGACCGCGGACGAGCCGCGCGACGCGGACCCGGCCGGCGAGACGGACCCGGGCGGGACCGCGGACTCGGGCGGCGACGCGGATCCGGGCGACGGCGCGGCGGTCCGCGAGGACGACCCCGACATGCCCCGGGCAGTCGCCGACGACCCGGTCGACGCCGGCCCGGACGGGAACGCCGACCCCGACGAGGCCGACCCCGACGAGGTGAGCCCGGTCGCCGCGGGGCCGGCCGCGGTGGAGCAGGACGCGCCCGACACGGCTGCGCCGCCCCCCGACACGACCGCTGCCCTGCCCGCGGCCGAGCGTCCGGCGTGGACCCGGCTCGCGCACGCGATGCGGCCACGGACCACCACGGGCCAGCTCCTGACGGCGGCCCTCTGCGCCCTCCTGGGCTTCGCTCTCGTCGTCCAGGTGCGCCAGACGACGGACACGCACCTCGGCGCCTTGCGGCAGGACGACCTCGTGCGTCTGCTGGACGAGACGACGACCCGCTCGGACGAGCTGACGCGCGAGGCCGCGGACCTGCAGCGGGAGCGCGACGAGCTGCTGTCCGGCTCGGACCGGCAGCAGGCCGCGCTCGACGCGGCGCGCCGCAACGCCGCCACGCAGGGGATCCTCACGGGCCGGCTGCCGGCGACCGGGCCGGGCGTGGAGATCACCCTGACCGAGGCCGAGCCGAGCATCCGTGCCGGCACGATGCTGCACGTCCTCGAGGAGCTGCGGAACGCGGGTGCGGAGGCGATCCAGCTCAACGACCAGCGCGTGACGGCGAGCAGCGCGTTCACGGGGTCGGCGGGTGCGGTCGTCCTCGACGGCGTCACGCTCAGCACGCCGTACCGCTGGCGGGTGATCGGCGAGCCCGACACGATCGCCACTGCGCTCGAGATCCCCGGCGGTGCGATCGCCACCGTCCGCGCCGACGGCGGGCGGGGGACGGTCGAGACCATGGACCGGGTGGACGTCACGGCGGTGCGCCGGCTGCCGGACCCGGTCCACGCCACGCCCGTGCCCGACGAGGGCTGA
- a CDS encoding MBL fold metallo-hydrolase — protein sequence MVLTVTRHGHSCVRIERDGRVIVVDPGVWSDVAAALEGAEAVLVTHEHPDHLDVGVVADRVRAGTEAWAPEPVLAALEAAGAPRDRLHPVAEGDEPVVAGATVQVLGERHAVIHPDLPVPANVAYLVDGALLHPGDSYTRPPVGTAVDLLLQPVGAPWLRLADAVDYVRAVGPRRVVPIHDELLSDKGRASAVTLLRKLLTADVLVLGAGESVTVGG from the coding sequence ATGGTCCTCACCGTCACCCGGCACGGGCACTCGTGCGTCCGCATCGAGCGCGACGGGCGCGTCATCGTCGTGGATCCGGGCGTCTGGAGCGACGTCGCCGCCGCGCTCGAGGGTGCGGAGGCGGTCCTCGTCACGCACGAGCACCCCGACCACCTCGACGTGGGCGTGGTCGCCGACCGGGTCCGCGCCGGCACCGAGGCATGGGCACCGGAGCCGGTGCTCGCCGCACTCGAGGCGGCCGGCGCACCGCGCGACCGGCTCCATCCCGTCGCCGAGGGGGACGAGCCGGTGGTGGCCGGGGCCACGGTGCAGGTGCTGGGGGAGCGGCACGCCGTGATCCACCCCGACCTGCCCGTGCCCGCGAACGTCGCGTACCTCGTCGACGGCGCGCTGCTGCACCCCGGCGACTCCTACACGCGGCCGCCCGTCGGCACGGCGGTGGACCTGCTCCTGCAGCCCGTCGGGGCACCGTGGCTGCGGCTCGCCGACGCCGTGGACTACGTGCGCGCCGTGGGGCCGCGTCGGGTGGTCCCGATCCACGACGAGCTGCTCAGCGACAAGGGCCGCGCGAGCGCGGTCACCCTGCTGCGGAAGCTGCTCACCGCGGATGTCCTCGTCCTCGGCGCGGGGGAGTCGGTGACGGTCGGCGGCTGA
- a CDS encoding MerR family transcriptional regulator, which translates to MVSNETAENSGPVPQRAQGLLFDDDLPDLDVATGYRGPTACRAAGITYRQLDYWARTGLVEPSIRPATGSGTQRLYSFRDILVLKVVKRLLDTGVSLQQIRAAVSHLRERGVDDLAQITLMSDGASVYECTSADEVIDLVQGGQGVFGIAVGRVWREVEGTLAELPTERAEDDTPVAVPNPRDELALRRQARTAG; encoded by the coding sequence GTGGTGAGCAACGAGACTGCCGAGAACTCCGGACCCGTACCGCAGCGAGCGCAGGGTCTGCTGTTCGACGACGACCTCCCCGACCTCGACGTCGCGACGGGGTACCGCGGGCCGACGGCGTGCCGCGCGGCCGGCATCACCTACCGTCAGCTTGACTACTGGGCGCGCACCGGGCTGGTCGAGCCGTCGATCCGCCCCGCCACCGGTTCCGGCACGCAGCGGCTCTACAGCTTCCGGGACATCCTCGTCCTCAAGGTCGTCAAGCGGCTGCTGGACACGGGTGTGTCCCTCCAGCAGATCCGCGCCGCGGTCAGCCACCTGCGCGAGCGCGGCGTGGACGACCTCGCCCAGATCACGCTGATGTCCGACGGCGCGAGCGTCTACGAGTGCACGTCCGCCGACGAGGTCATCGACCTGGTGCAGGGCGGTCAGGGCGTGTTCGGCATCGCCGTCGGGCGTGTGTGGCGCGAGGTCGAGGGCACGCTCGCCGAGCTCCCGACCGAGCGGGCCGAGGACGACACCCCGGTGGCCGTCCCGAACCCGCGGGACGAGCTCGCGCTGCGGCGCCAGGCGCGCACCGCCGGCTGA
- a CDS encoding small basic family protein, whose protein sequence is MIAVIGLLLGVVAGLLIEPTVPANLQPYLPIAVVAALDALFGGLRAFLDGIFDERVFLTSFLSNVVVAALIVFLGDQLGVGSQMTTAVIVVLGIRIFSNAASIRRHLFKA, encoded by the coding sequence GTGATCGCGGTGATCGGACTCCTGCTCGGCGTGGTCGCCGGGCTGCTCATCGAGCCGACCGTGCCCGCGAACCTCCAGCCGTACCTGCCGATCGCCGTCGTGGCCGCGCTCGACGCGCTCTTCGGCGGGCTGCGCGCCTTCCTGGACGGCATCTTCGACGAGCGCGTCTTCCTCACGTCGTTCCTGTCGAACGTCGTCGTCGCCGCGCTGATCGTGTTCCTCGGCGACCAGCTGGGCGTCGGCTCGCAGATGACGACGGCGGTCATCGTCGTCCTCGGCATCCGGATCTTCTCCAACGCCGCGTCCATCCGGCGCCACCTGTTCAAGGCATGA
- a CDS encoding MerR family transcriptional regulator: protein MRISDVLAALRLEFPAVTTSKLRFLEEQGLVSPVRTPSGYRQYSPADVERLRFVLRQQRDKYMPLKVIGERLAELDAGAEDGDAPPRARLATSDGVARTPDRLTADRLAQDARVPRELVEDLVAQGVLRPDQRGVFDAWAREVVVAAAALAEHGIDPRHLRAFRAAADRQADLVDQVVAPWRGQRSVSARARASTLAAEVGELCAQMHTALLRSSVADLTP, encoded by the coding sequence ATGCGGATCTCCGACGTGCTCGCCGCTCTGCGGCTCGAGTTCCCGGCCGTGACGACGTCGAAGCTGCGGTTCCTTGAGGAGCAGGGGCTCGTCTCGCCCGTGCGCACGCCCTCCGGGTACCGGCAGTACTCGCCGGCCGACGTGGAGCGCCTGCGGTTCGTGCTGCGCCAGCAGCGGGACAAGTACATGCCGCTCAAGGTCATCGGCGAGCGTCTGGCCGAGCTGGACGCGGGGGCGGAGGACGGGGACGCACCGCCGCGCGCCCGGCTCGCGACGAGCGACGGCGTCGCCAGGACGCCCGACCGCCTCACGGCAGACAGGCTCGCGCAGGACGCACGCGTCCCCCGGGAGCTGGTCGAGGACCTGGTCGCGCAGGGCGTCCTGCGACCCGACCAGCGCGGGGTGTTCGACGCGTGGGCGCGGGAGGTGGTCGTGGCCGCGGCTGCGCTCGCCGAGCACGGCATCGACCCTCGCCACCTGCGCGCGTTCCGCGCGGCGGCGGACCGTCAGGCGGACCTCGTCGACCAGGTGGTGGCGCCGTGGCGCGGCCAGCGCAGCGTGTCCGCACGGGCGCGGGCGTCCACGCTGGCCGCGGAGGTGGGGGAGCTCTGCGCGCAGATGCACACCGCGCTGCTGCGCTCGTCCGTGGCCGACCTGACGCCCTGA